A stretch of Flavobacterium sp. N2270 DNA encodes these proteins:
- a CDS encoding peroxiredoxin, whose translation MENQVTFMPRIGDQAPEFTAVSTQGTINFPKDYEGKWVIFFSHPADFTPVCTSEFMTFANMEKQFNDANCDLLGLSIDGLYSHIAWLRTIKEKIEYKGMKDIEVTFPLIEDISMNVSNKYGMIQPGESSTQAVRAVFFIDPKGTIRTILYYPLSIGRNFQEIYRTLIALQTADEFQVACPADWYPGDDVIVPTAGSCGVAKDRMESKEELDCKDWFFCTKKLDKDLVMNTILKK comes from the coding sequence ATGGAAAATCAAGTAACATTTATGCCGAGAATTGGCGACCAAGCACCAGAATTTACTGCAGTATCAACTCAAGGAACAATCAATTTCCCAAAAGATTATGAAGGAAAGTGGGTTATTTTCTTTAGTCATCCTGCAGATTTCACACCTGTTTGTACTTCAGAATTTATGACGTTTGCAAACATGGAAAAACAATTTAATGATGCTAATTGTGATTTATTAGGTTTATCAATTGACGGTTTATATAGTCATATAGCATGGTTAAGAACCATAAAAGAAAAAATTGAATATAAAGGAATGAAAGACATTGAAGTAACATTTCCTTTAATTGAAGATATTTCTATGAATGTATCAAACAAGTACGGAATGATTCAACCGGGAGAAAGCAGTACGCAAGCTGTTAGAGCTGTATTCTTTATTGATCCGAAAGGAACGATTAGAACAATTCTGTATTACCCTTTAAGTATTGGACGAAACTTTCAAGAAATCTACAGAACATTAATTGCATTACAAACTGCAGATGAATTTCAAGTAGCTTGTCCAGCTGATTGGTATCCTGGAGATGATGTAATTGTACCAACTGCGGGTTCTTGCGGAGTGGCTAAAGATAGAATGGAAAGTAAAGAAGAATTAGACTGTAAAGATTGGTTCTTTTGTACAAAAAAACTTGACAAAGATTTAGTCATGAATACTATTTTAAAAAAATAA
- a CDS encoding MBOAT family O-acyltransferase, translated as MLALFHIQDVFQNVFGDVSIEIVKNWFIYNPKQPLLFNSALFLGFFLIFYFIYILSKKTHYFRITYVVLFSLFFYYKCSGIYFWLLIFSSVLDYTLSKLIFEETKQGYRKFYLILSLLVNLGLLVYFKYTNFFIDNYNTLFSGNVAFEDIILPVGISFYTFQTLSYTIDVYRKDLEPTKSFVDFLFFVSFFPQLVAGPIVRASDFIPQIYEKLKITKEDFNKALFLIIGGLLKKAVISDYISSNFVDRVFDAPNSYSAFENLLASYGYTLQIYCDFSGYSDIAIGLALLMGFTLPPNFRTPYKSSSVTEFWRRWHISLSSWLRDYLYISLGGNRKGNFRTYFNLFMTMLLGGLWHGANWKFVFWGVLHGLALGVERFFGQFIKLPKNYFVKTIQILLTLHFVIFCWLFFRAKDFQTAFQIVDNISSLTFNLSQWQTILLGYKNVIFLMVFGFVWHFIPENGINKLEKGFNAIPIYIKALLLGFVFWIVYATASSGPQPFIYFQF; from the coding sequence TTGTTAGCCTTATTCCATATACAAGATGTTTTCCAAAATGTTTTTGGAGATGTATCGATAGAAATCGTTAAAAATTGGTTTATATATAATCCTAAACAGCCTTTATTGTTTAACAGTGCGTTGTTTTTAGGATTTTTCCTCATTTTCTATTTTATCTATATTTTATCTAAAAAAACACATTATTTCAGGATTACTTATGTGGTTCTTTTTTCTTTGTTTTTCTATTATAAATGCAGCGGAATTTATTTTTGGTTGCTTATTTTTTCATCTGTTTTAGATTATACTTTATCTAAACTTATTTTTGAAGAAACTAAACAAGGCTATAGGAAATTTTATTTGATATTGAGTTTGCTAGTCAATTTAGGACTATTGGTTTATTTTAAATATACCAATTTTTTTATTGATAATTATAATACACTTTTCAGCGGAAATGTAGCTTTTGAAGATATAATTCTTCCGGTAGGAATTTCATTTTATACATTTCAAACCTTAAGTTACACCATTGATGTGTACCGAAAAGATTTAGAGCCTACAAAAAGCTTTGTCGATTTTTTATTCTTTGTTTCGTTTTTCCCGCAGTTAGTGGCAGGGCCAATTGTTAGAGCGAGTGATTTTATTCCTCAAATTTATGAGAAATTAAAAATTACTAAAGAAGATTTTAATAAGGCTTTGTTCTTAATTATTGGAGGTTTGCTTAAAAAAGCGGTAATTTCTGATTATATTTCTTCTAATTTTGTTGACCGAGTTTTTGATGCACCAAATAGTTATTCTGCTTTTGAAAACTTATTAGCTTCTTATGGATATACACTTCAAATTTATTGCGATTTTTCAGGTTATTCTGATATTGCAATAGGTTTAGCTTTATTAATGGGTTTCACTTTACCGCCTAACTTTAGAACGCCTTATAAATCTTCTTCTGTCACTGAATTTTGGAGAAGATGGCATATTTCATTATCGTCTTGGTTAAGAGATTATTTATACATTTCATTAGGTGGAAACAGGAAAGGTAATTTTCGTACTTATTTTAATCTTTTCATGACCATGCTTCTTGGTGGTTTATGGCATGGAGCCAATTGGAAATTTGTTTTTTGGGGAGTTTTACACGGTTTGGCCCTTGGAGTTGAGCGTTTCTTTGGACAATTTATTAAATTACCAAAAAACTATTTTGTAAAAACAATTCAAATTCTTTTAACCTTACACTTTGTGATTTTTTGTTGGTTGTTTTTTAGAGCCAAGGATTTTCAAACTGCTTTTCAAATTGTAGATAATATTTCTTCATTAACTTTTAATCTAAGTCAATGGCAAACTATTTTGTTAGGTTATAAGAATGTGATTTTCTTAATGGTTTTTGGTTTTGTTTGGCATTTTATTCCAGAGAACGGAATTAATAAATTAGAAAAGGGCTTTAACGCAATTCCTATTTACATTAAAGCCCTTCTTTTGGGATTTGTTTTTTGGATTGTTTATGCCACAGCTTCCTCTGGACCACAACCTTTTATTTATTTTCAGTTTTAA
- a CDS encoding GDSL-type esterase/lipase family protein, with the protein MKNSILFFGLFFGQFLLAQTFTDTTEVMIDSVSIDTVSVVEFKNEIYNAKAITRFLQKLDSVESIKQNKVRIVHIGDSHIQADLFSGKMRSLLQEQFGNAGLGFTFPYNLASTNGSHYIKYSSSISFSNYRNVKPDEGKPVGLSGIALYTDKNDFAIELNVRDKSYAFNSIKIVAPIKDNFNLAKTTKNIVIESSKPKVIYHKIKSGEALSIIANKYNCTVLEIKKANNLRSNTIQAGKTLRIPTDEKEPVKITKSEFIPVTIFEDNYSYNYASEESLDKIYITSNDKTTDFSLNGIILENNNSGIVYSAIGVNGAKASDYLKYPLFFEQLQAIEADLVVISLGTNESFDKRETAVFYTELEEMLLSIKKQNPEVEILLTTPPPSLFQRKYPNTFVASYTKAIIEFAEKNNYAVWDMYRNMGGLYSVNSNAKKGLMSRDKVHYSKQGYELQGELFFKALMETYTNFKSVE; encoded by the coding sequence ATGAAGAATAGTATTTTATTTTTTGGTTTATTTTTTGGTCAATTTTTGTTGGCTCAAACCTTTACTGATACAACTGAAGTTATGATTGACTCAGTAAGTATTGATACAGTTTCGGTAGTTGAGTTTAAAAACGAAATATACAATGCAAAAGCTATTACTCGGTTTTTACAAAAGTTGGATTCTGTTGAAAGTATAAAACAAAATAAAGTAAGAATTGTTCATATTGGAGATTCACATATTCAAGCCGATTTGTTTTCAGGAAAAATGCGTTCGCTTTTGCAAGAACAATTTGGAAATGCAGGTTTAGGATTCACTTTCCCTTATAATTTAGCAAGTACAAATGGAAGTCATTATATAAAATATTCCAGTTCTATTTCTTTTTCCAATTATAGAAATGTTAAGCCTGATGAAGGTAAACCTGTTGGGTTGAGCGGAATTGCTTTATATACCGATAAAAATGATTTTGCCATTGAATTGAACGTAAGAGATAAATCATATGCTTTTAATTCAATTAAAATAGTAGCACCTATAAAAGACAATTTTAATTTAGCAAAAACAACTAAAAATATTGTAATTGAATCTTCTAAACCAAAAGTAATTTACCATAAAATTAAAAGCGGAGAAGCACTTTCAATTATTGCAAATAAATACAATTGTACGGTTTTAGAAATTAAAAAAGCTAATAATTTACGTTCCAATACCATTCAGGCTGGTAAAACTTTACGAATTCCCACAGATGAAAAAGAACCCGTAAAAATAACTAAGTCAGAATTTATTCCGGTCACTATTTTCGAAGATAACTATTCATACAATTATGCATCAGAAGAAAGTTTAGATAAAATTTACATTACTTCAAATGATAAAACGACTGACTTTTCTTTGAATGGAATCATTTTAGAAAACAATAATTCGGGAATCGTTTACAGTGCCATTGGTGTGAATGGAGCAAAAGCTTCTGATTATTTAAAATACCCGTTGTTTTTTGAACAATTACAGGCTATTGAAGCGGATTTAGTTGTTATTTCTTTAGGTACCAATGAAAGTTTTGATAAAAGAGAAACGGCAGTTTTTTATACAGAATTAGAAGAAATGCTTCTTTCTATAAAAAAGCAAAATCCTGAAGTTGAAATTTTACTTACGACTCCGCCTCCGTCACTTTTTCAAAGGAAATATCCCAATACTTTTGTAGCAAGTTATACCAAAGCGATTATTGAATTTGCAGAGAAGAATAATTATGCAGTTTGGGACATGTATAGAAATATGGGTGGGCTTTACAGTGTGAATTCGAATGCTAAAAAAGGCTTAATGTCTAGAGATAAAGTACATTATTCAAAACAAGGATATGAATTACAAGGAGAATTATTTTTTAAAGCATTGATGGAAACGTATACTAATTTTAAATCGGTAGAATAG
- the argS gene encoding arginine--tRNA ligase encodes MTLQETLTIHIQKAVQSLFDLSLDKVEFQATRKDFEGDVTMVVFPLVKQLKGNPVEIGTKIGTYLVENVAEVARFNVVGGFLNIVITDAFYVDFFNSIQKTEKYGFVAPKEGEKAIMVEYSSPNTNKPLHLGHVRNILLGYSVAEIIKASGKKAYKTQIINDRGIHICKSMLAWQKFGNGQTPQSTGLKGDKLVGNFYVEFDKHYKKEIAELIAEGKTEEEAKKLAPSILEAQQMLLKWEAGDEEVVALWKTMNQWVYDGFEATYKSVGVNFDSYYYESNTYLLGKEVVQFGLEKGIFEKDPDGSVWIDLTEDGLDRKIVLRSDGTAVYMTQDIGTAIQRVKDNPDIGGMVYTVGNEQDYHFKVLFLILKKLGFEWADSLYHLSYGMVELPSGKMKSREGTVVDADDLMAEMTATAQSISEELGKLEGYSEEEKATLYKTIGLGALKYYMLKVDPKKQMMFNPEESVDFAGNTGPFIQYTYARIQSILRKAEFEYKNVTLSAVQVSLHEKEKELIKQIQLFPETIQNAAHHYSPALIANYTYDLVKEFNSFYQNVSILGESDEALKVFRVQLANKVAEVIQSSFQLLGIEVPERM; translated from the coding sequence CAACTAGGAAAGATTTTGAAGGTGATGTTACTATGGTTGTTTTTCCATTAGTAAAACAATTAAAAGGCAATCCAGTTGAAATAGGAACTAAAATTGGAACGTATTTAGTAGAGAATGTTGCTGAAGTTGCACGTTTTAATGTAGTTGGCGGATTTTTAAATATTGTGATAACCGATGCTTTTTATGTAGATTTTTTCAATTCTATTCAAAAAACAGAAAAATATGGTTTTGTAGCACCAAAAGAAGGTGAAAAAGCCATTATGGTTGAATATTCTTCACCTAATACCAATAAGCCATTGCATTTAGGTCACGTTCGTAATATTTTATTAGGCTATTCTGTGGCCGAAATTATTAAAGCTTCGGGTAAAAAAGCATACAAAACACAAATAATCAACGACCGTGGAATTCACATTTGTAAGTCGATGTTGGCTTGGCAAAAATTTGGAAACGGACAAACTCCTCAATCAACTGGGTTGAAAGGAGATAAGTTAGTAGGAAATTTCTATGTAGAATTTGATAAACACTACAAAAAAGAAATTGCTGAATTAATAGCGGAAGGTAAAACGGAAGAAGAAGCTAAGAAATTGGCGCCGTCTATTCTTGAAGCACAACAAATGTTATTGAAATGGGAAGCTGGCGATGAAGAAGTTGTTGCGCTTTGGAAAACAATGAATCAATGGGTTTATGATGGTTTTGAAGCAACCTATAAATCAGTTGGTGTAAATTTTGATTCCTATTATTACGAAAGCAATACCTATTTGCTTGGAAAAGAAGTAGTGCAGTTTGGATTAGAAAAAGGCATTTTCGAAAAAGATCCAGACGGTTCTGTTTGGATTGATTTAACAGAAGATGGTTTAGATCGTAAAATTGTACTTCGTTCAGATGGAACTGCGGTTTACATGACGCAAGATATTGGAACTGCTATTCAACGTGTAAAAGACAATCCCGATATTGGAGGTATGGTTTACACTGTGGGTAACGAACAAGATTATCATTTTAAAGTATTGTTCTTAATTTTAAAGAAATTAGGTTTCGAATGGGCAGATAGTTTGTATCATTTAAGTTATGGAATGGTAGAATTGCCTTCTGGAAAAATGAAATCGCGTGAAGGAACCGTTGTAGATGCAGATGATTTAATGGCTGAAATGACAGCTACAGCGCAATCTATTTCGGAAGAATTAGGAAAATTAGAAGGCTATTCAGAAGAAGAAAAAGCGACATTGTATAAAACAATTGGTTTAGGCGCTTTAAAATATTATATGTTAAAGGTTGATCCTAAAAAGCAAATGATGTTTAATCCGGAAGAATCAGTCGATTTTGCTGGAAATACAGGTCCGTTTATTCAATATACTTATGCTCGAATTCAGTCTATTTTAAGAAAAGCAGAATTCGAATATAAAAATGTCACACTGAGCGCAGTCCAAGTGTCATTACATGAAAAAGAGAAAGAATTAATCAAACAAATTCAGCTTTTTCCTGAAACGATTCAGAATGCAGCACATCATTATAGTCCAGCGTTAATTGCAAATTACACCTATGATTTGGTTAAAGAATTCAATTCATTTTACCAGAATGTATCTATTTTAGGTGAAAGTGACGAAGCTTTAAAAGTATTTAGAGTACAATTGGCAAATAAAGTAGCTGAGGTTATTCAATCTTCTTTTCAATTGTTAGGAATTGAAGTTCCTGAAAGAATGTAA